Genomic segment of Leopardus geoffroyi isolate Oge1 chromosome B2, O.geoffroyi_Oge1_pat1.0, whole genome shotgun sequence:
aaagttaactttaTCATTTTAGGGAAAATCCTGGAACTATTGGCTCCAGGTGTGGTTGACAGCATGACTAAGCTTGTGCTAGTGAATGCCATCTATTTCAAAGGGAACTGGGAGGAGGAGTTCATTAAGGAAGCCACTGACAATAAGCCCTTCCGCTTGAATAAGGTAAGGTGATGTAACTGGCTCAAATTCCTCTTTGCCTAAGGACATGCAGATAAAaagtgagtgattttttttttccaactgtccagaaagagacaaaaatggtgaaaatgatgTATCAAAAGAAGAGATTCCCATATGGCTACATCGAGGACCTTAAGTGCCGCGTGCTAGAACTGCCTTACCGAGGCAAGGAACTCAGCATGATTATCCTGCTGCCAGATGACATTGAGGATGAGTCCACAGGTCTCAAGAAGGTAACCATTCCCAGCTTCATGCTTCACGTGTCCTGATGTATCGATTCTGCCTTGTGTGGTCGTGGGTGCTCACACTGGCAGTAGGTGCTTGTTATGTGTTTACTGATGTGACTTTTCTTTCCAATGCTCTGTCATTCCTTTGTAAAGTAGCTTATGGACGTTACTACTCGAGCCCTAAGTTTCAATTTTCAGCTACTGTCAGTGAACAGGTGTGGTGGAGAACATCTAaagatttatattaaatgtaacaTGGGCCAGTGGCAGCTCATGGCAACTCTCTTAAAAGAACTCTAGGGGAAAGGGCAATGTAATGAAAGTTgttttttgaaacaaatttttgaaaattaaaaaccccaggggtgcctggggcagCTTAGCTgggtaagtatctgacttcggctcaggtcatgatctcgcagttcctgagtttgagccctgcgatgggctctgtgctgacagctcagagcctggagtcagcttaggattctgtgactccctctctctttcttcccctcccctgctcatgctctgtctctgtctctcaaaaaataaataaatgttaaattttttttttaaatttgaaaacccCAAAACATTATACTACATAGTTTCATCATGTGCTATAAAACCCTATTACACTGCTCATTCTTGCTGCAATTCATATAGATTGTGAATTAAATTTCCAATAGCTACACAGCAGAAAAAAACTCATGTGACATGTTGGCTTGAGCGCTAAGCCTGTGTTCTAATATGAACTTTGTATGTGATTCCTATTCTGTGTCATTTAAAGGCTATGCCATCTTATGTCAGGACTCAGAATAGGCAAAACTGTTAAGAGTATGGTTTTCTTCAGCGTCTCTAGGCTGCTGTGTGGTTTTTCTCTACCCTGTCCCTGATCAAACTTGCTTTCAGGAAGAGATGTAATATTAGCCATTTCCAAGTACAGAGTACGTATTAGAATcaacatgttctttttttcagttGTATCTCCATATTCGTCTCTCTCTGATTATATAAAAAAGAGTCTCTAGCctcatgaaagaaataatcagcATCATTAGAACAAGTGGGTAATGGTTCTGTTCTAGCCCAATAGTAGTAATTATAACAGTAATGAAAATAGCTGTCTTTtatactatgtgccaagcactttatgtatattaactaatttaatacCCACACAATGCTGTAGGTAGGTACTATTGTTACTCCTTTTTAAATGAGGAACTaggtctttttctatttttacttaggAATGAAATCTATTAGAGATTACTTCAACTCTGTGAGGTTCACAGATAACCTCTGTGATCAATGGGATTCAGAATAAGTAGAAGAAAGCTTTAAAATCTTCCCTTATACCACTTGACTGATTAGGGTAACACAGCCATCATGGCCTATAACAGTAAGCTGGTGTGGTAGGAGCTTAGTAATTCCtgggaggatggatgggtgggaaGGTGAGTGTATGGGTAGGTAGATAGACGGATACTTGATGGACCCAATGTTCATAGTTCCTGTACTTGGGCGCTTGATGGCCTGGAACACAGCTCTGTTATATTATCACTAAccactgaaagaaatgaaatctttcaAATGGAATCTGTTTCAGCACAAGACATGGAGGAGACTGATGAGCAACTGATAAAATGGGTCCattcattttaataatgcttTATTAGTTTACTTATCTAAAACTGTTTTCACCTCTTCTTTTTACTGTTCTCATTCCAGATTGAGGAACAATTGACTTTGGAAAAACTGCGTGGGTGGACCAAAGCTGAGAATCTGGATTGCATTGAAGTCAAAGTCTACTTGCCCAGGTTCAAGCTGGAAGAGAGCTACGACCTTAACTCCCACCTATCCCGCCTGGGTGTAAAGGATCTTTTTAGTAGCAGCAAGGCTGATCTGTCCGGCATGTCAGGAGCTAGAGATCTTTTCATATCAAAAATTGTCCATAAGTCCTTTGTGGAAGTCAATGAGGAGGGCACAGAGGCGGCGGCTGCCACAGCAGGCGTTGCCACCTTTACCATGCTGATGCCCGAGGAGGAATTTGTTGCCGACCatccattcattttctttatcaagcATAATCCCTCTGCTAACATCCTGTTCTTGGGCAGATTGTCTTCCCCTTAGAAACTGGAAATACAAGGTCATGCTTAGAGCTTTATTACCTGCACTTTCAATGGTGACAATTTTCATATATCTTTACCAATAAAACTACCATCTGAAAAAAgatctttaatttcctttgtaaGTTCAGCTCTGTTGGCTGTTTACATACACCCATGAAATGTGTAGATTCTTGACAACATAGTAGTCTATGAACTTGCTATGCTCTCCTGATGGCCAAAGGAAACATGATAATACTATAATTTAGTTTACAGACAGAATTTTGGAAGCCGAAATAGACATTGATTGTAGAAGGGAGGCTAAAAAAACGGATATTCAATTGAAATATAGGAGGGCACCTCAATTAAGAGTCTGGGTTGTAAGACAAACTTGCCTTGGCCAATATTTCTAATCCCTTGTCCTATAaggttagtattttttaattgttcttattctttcAAACTATTAAAGAGTCACTGGTGATAGCCtgtcttccctttttttgttGCCCTTTCTCCTCCCTAATA
This window contains:
- the SERPINB1 gene encoding leukocyte elastase inhibitor, whose product is MEQLSTANTQFAVDMFHAMNEDSPTGNIFFSPLSISSALAMILLGTQGATAVQVSKALHFDTVEEIHSRFQSLNADINKRGASYILKLANRLYGDKNYNFLPEFLASTQKMYGAELASVDFQQASEEARKVINEWVKGQTEGKILELLAPGVVDSMTKLVLVNAIYFKGNWEEEFIKEATDNKPFRLNKKETKMVKMMYQKKRFPYGYIEDLKCRVLELPYRGKELSMIILLPDDIEDESTGLKKIEEQLTLEKLRGWTKAENLDCIEVKVYLPRFKLEESYDLNSHLSRLGVKDLFSSSKADLSGMSGARDLFISKIVHKSFVEVNEEGTEAAAATAGVATFTMLMPEEEFVADHPFIFFIKHNPSANILFLGRLSSP